The following are from one region of the Edaphobacter acidisoli genome:
- a CDS encoding M28 family peptidase, whose translation MGFLADDEMHGRGSATRDEHIAALFAASQFQALGLEPGGDNGTFIQKTALPNPLPERVQQHLSHFENTPRKETWNAIAILRGTSEANETVLLTAHLDHLGIGPAANGDNIYNGADDDASGTTAVLALAHILAAGKRPARTIVFALFGSEEIGGFGNRAFLAHPPVPLKSIIANLEFEMIGRPDPAVPEDTLWLTGYKRTNLGPELARHGAHLVADPHPAQHFFRRSDNYALAQQGIIAQTVSSFGLHKDYHQPSDELSKIDFNHMDRAIASMVEPIQWLAGTNWKPAWEPRQQPAPEK comes from the coding sequence ATGGGGTTTCTTGCCGACGATGAGATGCACGGCCGGGGTTCGGCTACACGCGATGAACACATTGCCGCGCTCTTCGCCGCCTCGCAGTTCCAGGCGCTTGGACTGGAGCCAGGTGGCGACAATGGCACCTTCATCCAGAAAACTGCGCTACCCAATCCGTTGCCGGAACGCGTGCAACAGCATCTCTCCCATTTCGAGAATACTCCGCGCAAAGAAACATGGAATGCGATCGCGATTCTGCGCGGGACGAGCGAAGCCAATGAAACCGTTCTCCTGACAGCGCATCTGGACCATCTCGGCATTGGTCCGGCAGCAAACGGCGACAACATCTACAACGGCGCGGACGATGACGCCAGCGGCACCACCGCCGTGCTTGCTCTCGCGCACATTCTGGCCGCAGGCAAGCGGCCAGCGCGCACCATTGTCTTCGCGCTGTTTGGCTCAGAGGAGATTGGCGGCTTCGGCAACCGTGCTTTTTTGGCGCATCCGCCAGTGCCACTTAAGAGCATCATCGCCAATTTGGAGTTTGAGATGATCGGTCGTCCCGACCCTGCCGTACCTGAGGACACCTTGTGGCTAACCGGTTACAAGCGCACTAATCTCGGACCAGAACTGGCCCGCCATGGCGCGCATCTGGTCGCAGATCCGCATCCAGCGCAGCACTTCTTTCGTCGCTCGGACAACTATGCGTTGGCACAACAGGGAATCATCGCGCAAACAGTCTCAAGCTTCGGGCTACACAAGGACTATCACCAGCCAAGCGACGAGCTTAGCAAAATCGACTTCAATCACATGGACCGCGCAATTGCATCCATGGTGGAACCGATTCAATGGCTGGCAGGAACGAACTGGAAGCCCGCGTGGGAGCCGCGGCAGCAGCCTGCGCCCGAGAAGTAG
- a CDS encoding DUF2203 domain-containing protein, whose product MSKTFTWSEAQTLLPVVEALLKKAQKAATLAAEIELRMQALSQKIFLSGGLLVDIRRAAQRRAEREKAMQEAKDTMAEFDAIGVQVKDLEKGLLDFPCIIDGKTVLLCWKLGEKEIGYWHTEEDGFAGRKPLDARFGKPERERLN is encoded by the coding sequence TTGAGCAAGACGTTCACATGGAGCGAGGCGCAGACACTGCTGCCAGTAGTCGAAGCGCTTTTGAAGAAGGCACAGAAGGCAGCCACACTCGCTGCTGAGATCGAATTGAGAATGCAGGCGCTCTCGCAGAAGATATTCCTCTCAGGTGGCCTGCTCGTCGATATCCGGCGAGCTGCCCAGCGCCGTGCAGAACGCGAAAAGGCGATGCAGGAAGCAAAAGACACCATGGCTGAATTCGATGCCATTGGCGTGCAGGTCAAGGACCTTGAAAAAGGCCTGCTCGACTTCCCCTGCATCATCGACGGCAAGACGGTGCTACTCTGCTGGAAGCTTGGCGAAAAAGAGATTGGATACTGGCATACGGAAGAAGATGGCTTCGCGGGCCGCAAGCCGCTAGATGCTCGCTTCGGTAAGCCAGAGCGTGAACGATTGAACTGA
- the nadA gene encoding quinolinate synthase NadA — protein MNGLIEEAPAIAAEPASAASCSLDNYLAQPDHTMDDRIARARATLGTDVVLLGHHYQRDEVIRFADYTGDSYKLSKVASETNSKYMIFCGVHFMAETADVLAQPWQQVILPDLNAGCSMADMAEIGQVEDCWDALERQGIVASKEGSGKAGLVPLTYMNSAAAIKAFCGERGGLVCTSSNARGAFEWAFARAEKILFLPDQHLGRNTAFAMGIPLSEMVVWDPYQINGGVTPDRLRAAKVILWKGHCSVHQRFLPEHVDRVRREEPGMQVIVHPECRWEVCQKADAIGSTERIISVIEDAPVGTSFAVGTEIHLVNRLAKRFAPLGKRVITLDDAGCLCTTMYRISPQHLAWALENLVEGRVVNRIKVDEDVKQWSRVALDRMLEIKV, from the coding sequence GTGAACGGACTCATTGAAGAAGCCCCGGCAATCGCCGCGGAGCCAGCGTCAGCAGCATCGTGCTCGCTCGACAACTATCTCGCACAACCTGACCACACGATGGACGACCGCATCGCGCGCGCCCGTGCCACGCTTGGCACCGACGTCGTGCTCCTCGGTCACCACTACCAGCGTGACGAGGTTATCCGCTTCGCGGACTACACGGGTGACAGCTACAAACTCTCGAAGGTCGCTTCCGAGACGAATTCGAAGTACATGATCTTCTGCGGCGTGCACTTCATGGCCGAGACCGCCGACGTCCTCGCCCAGCCGTGGCAGCAGGTCATCCTGCCCGACCTCAACGCTGGCTGCTCTATGGCGGACATGGCTGAGATCGGCCAGGTCGAAGACTGCTGGGATGCGTTGGAGCGGCAGGGAATCGTCGCGAGCAAAGAGGGCTCGGGCAAGGCTGGACTGGTGCCGTTGACCTACATGAACTCGGCAGCCGCGATCAAAGCCTTCTGCGGCGAGCGTGGTGGGCTCGTCTGTACCTCATCCAACGCGCGCGGGGCATTCGAGTGGGCCTTCGCTCGCGCCGAAAAAATTCTCTTTCTTCCTGATCAGCACCTGGGCCGTAACACTGCTTTCGCCATGGGTATTCCTCTCAGCGAGATGGTGGTTTGGGATCCGTATCAGATCAATGGTGGTGTTACGCCCGACCGGCTGCGTGCCGCTAAGGTTATTTTGTGGAAAGGTCACTGCTCTGTGCACCAACGCTTCCTGCCTGAGCACGTTGACCGTGTCCGTCGCGAGGAGCCGGGCATGCAGGTCATCGTGCATCCGGAGTGTCGCTGGGAGGTTTGCCAAAAGGCCGACGCCATTGGCTCGACTGAGCGCATCATCAGCGTCATCGAAGATGCACCGGTGGGCACAAGTTTCGCTGTTGGCACGGAGATCCATCTTGTCAACCGCCTCGCCAAGCGCTTTGCCCCACTGGGTAAGCGAGTCATTACGCTCGACGATGCTGGTTGCCTTTGCACCACGATGTATCGCATCTCGCCACAGCATCTTGCCTGGGCACTTGAAAACCTGGTTGAAGGCCGGGTGGTCAACCGCATCAAAGTAGATGAAGATGTAAAGCAGTGGTCGCGTGTCGCGCTCGACCGCATGCTGGAGATCAAAGTTTGA
- a CDS encoding Sec-independent protein translocase subunit TatA/TatB, producing the protein MPSFSDSVFIFFIALLIFGPKKLPELARQLGKLMAEFRRASNEFRMQMEDELRLAEQAEQQKKIAAMETAAPPQAALASETENTIAPPHEEEPIERHPHDQIYDEPAPEPQPIASSGELNMMPPETGLPVASSSASSVSQAFSSIPQAPDPTMNPATFSDSPSAVERENDSPEPATEALHG; encoded by the coding sequence ATGCCCAGTTTCTCCGACAGCGTATTCATCTTTTTCATCGCACTGCTGATCTTCGGCCCGAAGAAGCTGCCTGAGCTTGCGCGCCAGCTAGGCAAACTGATGGCGGAGTTCCGCCGCGCTTCGAACGAGTTCCGCATGCAGATGGAAGATGAGCTGCGACTAGCGGAGCAGGCTGAACAGCAAAAGAAGATTGCTGCAATGGAAACCGCTGCTCCTCCGCAGGCCGCACTCGCGAGTGAGACGGAGAACACAATTGCTCCACCCCACGAAGAGGAGCCCATCGAGCGGCACCCGCATGACCAGATTTACGACGAGCCTGCGCCTGAGCCACAGCCGATTGCTTCGTCCGGCGAGCTCAACATGATGCCGCCTGAGACCGGTCTGCCAGTGGCAAGCTCATCTGCTTCTTCCGTGTCGCAAGCGTTCAGCTCCATCCCGCAGGCTCCCGACCCTACGATGAATCCGGCCACCTTCTCTGATTCGCCCTCGGCCGTCGAGCGCGAGAATGATTCACCCGAACCCGCGACCGAGGCCCTGCATGGCTGA
- the tatC gene encoding twin-arginine translocase subunit TatC, whose translation MADLIDNVRAAVTDRAELPGMTLMEHLTELRKRLIHSVVYLLIGFCVAWAFRVQLYSIVQAPLDKLGIPLNFTHPTDGLNLYIKTALYGGAILASPFILFQVWRFISPGMYSNEKKYVVPFMATTIGLFLIGVWFGYHYVFPDALNILINGFAHKFHPILTIDDYTGFFLAIVLGLGVTFELPIVMFFLALFGIVDAKFLLKHIRYAILIIFIVAGIICPMPDPLSMCIFAAPMLALYMLGVLAAFIVHPARRNARKAKAA comes from the coding sequence ATGGCTGATCTGATCGACAACGTCCGCGCCGCCGTCACCGACCGCGCAGAGCTGCCGGGCATGACGCTGATGGAGCACCTGACTGAGCTGCGCAAGCGGCTGATACATTCAGTGGTTTATCTATTGATAGGCTTCTGCGTAGCCTGGGCCTTCCGCGTGCAGCTCTACAGCATCGTGCAGGCCCCTCTGGACAAGCTCGGAATCCCGCTGAACTTCACCCACCCCACGGATGGGTTGAACCTCTACATCAAGACAGCGCTTTACGGCGGCGCCATCCTTGCCTCACCGTTCATCCTGTTTCAGGTCTGGCGATTTATTTCGCCGGGCATGTATTCAAATGAGAAGAAGTATGTGGTCCCATTCATGGCCACCACCATCGGCCTGTTTCTGATCGGCGTGTGGTTCGGTTATCACTACGTCTTTCCAGATGCGCTCAACATCCTGATTAACGGCTTCGCGCACAAGTTCCACCCGATCCTCACCATCGACGACTACACCGGGTTCTTTCTCGCAATCGTGCTGGGCCTTGGTGTGACGTTCGAGCTGCCGATCGTAATGTTCTTCCTGGCGCTGTTCGGCATTGTGGACGCGAAGTTTCTGCTGAAACACATTCGCTACGCCATTCTGATTATCTTCATCGTCGCGGGTATCATCTGCCCGATGCCCGATCCGCTGAGCATGTGTATCTTCGCCGCACCAATGCTCGCGCTGTACATGCTTGGAGTGCTCGCCGCATTTATCGTCCATCCCGCACGTAGAAACGCCAGGAAGGCCAAGGCCGCATGA
- a CDS encoding M28 family peptidase, whose product MIHAQKSTAKFNGDAAYRLTEQFLAVAPHRWMGSPGHAKAEQFIRDHFKEEAAKGHFEADTFTANTPVGMYPMTNFIVKYPGKKDGIIVIASHYETNYWLRNINFVGANDGACTSALLMELGNYLRTHPPQGYSVWLVFDDGEESINEQWSDSEALYGTRHLAAKWSQDGTLGNIKAFMVADMIGAKDLNVNRDDFSTPWLLDLLKTAAKNTGHSSYIFKNETAVTDDHIPFRKRGVPVLDLVDITYGPPTEQRPEGSYHHTAMDTLDKLSPHSLQVSGDLFIEMIRLIDQR is encoded by the coding sequence ATGATTCACGCCCAAAAATCTACAGCGAAGTTCAACGGAGACGCAGCGTATCGCCTAACTGAGCAGTTTCTTGCCGTGGCTCCGCATCGCTGGATGGGCAGCCCGGGCCATGCAAAAGCCGAGCAATTTATCCGCGACCACTTTAAGGAAGAAGCAGCAAAAGGCCACTTCGAGGCCGACACCTTCACCGCCAATACACCGGTGGGCATGTACCCGATGACCAACTTCATCGTGAAGTATCCGGGCAAGAAGGATGGCATCATCGTCATCGCCAGCCACTACGAGACCAATTACTGGCTGAGGAACATTAATTTTGTCGGAGCAAACGATGGAGCCTGCACGTCGGCGCTGCTGATGGAGCTGGGCAACTACCTGCGTACGCATCCACCGCAGGGGTACTCGGTGTGGCTCGTGTTTGATGATGGCGAAGAGTCGATCAACGAGCAGTGGTCGGACTCGGAGGCGTTGTATGGGACGCGGCATCTCGCTGCGAAGTGGTCTCAGGACGGAACGCTGGGCAACATCAAGGCGTTCATGGTGGCCGACATGATCGGCGCGAAAGATCTGAACGTCAATCGCGACGACTTCTCAACACCCTGGCTGCTCGATCTGCTGAAGACCGCAGCGAAGAACACAGGTCACTCCAGCTATATCTTCAAGAACGAGACCGCCGTAACCGACGATCACATCCCCTTCCGCAAGCGCGGTGTCCCTGTCCTCGACCTGGTAGACATCACCTACGGTCCCCCAACCGAACAGCGGCCCGAGGGAAGCTACCACCACACGGCGATGGACACGCTGGACAAGCTCAGCCCCCACTCCCTGCAAGTCTCAGGCGATCTCTTCATCGAAATGATCCGCCTGATCGATCAGCGCTGA
- a CDS encoding DUF3761 domain-containing protein: MKTMIRLMTVAAGLMFAQMAIAQAAPAGSTGVCRDGSYTTAPTKKGACKGHKGVKTWLAADTSAAAPAKAASAAKSAAPTPPAAGPSAATPAPVKSSATHAARTQVAQAPGGGPGMVWVNSSSNVYHCPGSQFYGKTKSGSYMTEAEAKAKGAHADHNHPCSK, from the coding sequence ATGAAGACAATGATTCGCTTAATGACGGTTGCAGCAGGACTTATGTTCGCGCAGATGGCCATTGCGCAGGCCGCACCTGCTGGCTCAACTGGTGTATGTAGGGACGGTAGCTATACGACTGCTCCGACTAAGAAAGGCGCCTGCAAGGGCCATAAGGGTGTGAAGACATGGCTGGCGGCAGACACTTCGGCTGCTGCGCCCGCCAAGGCTGCTTCTGCTGCGAAGAGCGCCGCTCCGACGCCTCCCGCTGCTGGTCCGTCCGCTGCTACACCGGCTCCAGTGAAGTCCTCGGCGACGCATGCGGCTCGCACACAGGTGGCGCAGGCTCCTGGTGGCGGCCCTGGCATGGTGTGGGTTAATAGTTCGAGCAATGTCTACCACTGTCCCGGCTCGCAGTTTTATGGCAAGACGAAGTCCGGCTCGTATATGACCGAGGCTGAGGCCAAGGCTAAAGGCGCCCATGCTGACCACAATCATCCGTGCAGCAAGTAA
- a CDS encoding TerC/Alx family metal homeostasis membrane protein: MSSAPLSHWIGFHLCIFALLALELIYVRWQGPTKLRSSSIAATVLWIGAALAFALFFLQTGGGSAATQYLAGYAIEESLSIDNLFVFLLLFNLFKIEPNRQPKVLFWGVGGAIVMRGAFIAAGLGLLGHFHWITYIFGAVLLAAAIRLVLPRSPDEKTHTPKWIKWLSRIHPVSMRQDCFFVREEGRRMMTVLMLALIAIEVTDVIFALDSIPAVLSITREPFLAYTSNIMAVMGLRSLYFLLAHLLTTLRFLHYGLAAVLAFAALKMIVAPWLALGPLPSLVIILAIMAVTVGASLAPKNA; this comes from the coding sequence ATGTCCAGCGCCCCACTCAGCCACTGGATCGGCTTTCATCTCTGCATCTTTGCTCTGCTCGCGCTGGAGTTAATCTATGTGCGATGGCAGGGGCCGACGAAGCTCCGCTCGAGTTCCATCGCAGCAACCGTCCTGTGGATAGGCGCCGCGCTTGCCTTCGCACTCTTCTTCCTTCAAACCGGTGGTGGCAGCGCCGCAACGCAATATCTAGCAGGCTATGCCATCGAAGAGTCGCTCTCGATCGACAACCTGTTTGTCTTCTTACTGCTCTTCAATCTCTTCAAGATTGAGCCCAACCGTCAGCCGAAGGTGCTCTTCTGGGGTGTCGGCGGAGCGATTGTGATGAGGGGAGCGTTCATTGCAGCTGGACTAGGGCTGCTCGGCCACTTTCACTGGATTACCTATATATTTGGCGCGGTGTTGCTGGCAGCAGCAATTCGCCTGGTTCTCCCGCGCAGTCCGGACGAGAAAACTCACACTCCGAAGTGGATCAAGTGGCTCTCGCGCATACACCCCGTGAGCATGCGGCAGGATTGTTTCTTCGTCCGCGAGGAAGGCCGACGCATGATGACGGTACTCATGTTGGCTTTGATTGCCATCGAGGTTACCGATGTTATCTTCGCACTGGACTCCATCCCGGCGGTACTGTCGATTACCAGAGAGCCCTTCCTGGCCTATACCTCAAACATCATGGCCGTAATGGGATTGCGCTCGCTCTACTTTCTATTGGCCCACCTGCTCACAACTTTGCGCTTTCTGCACTATGGGCTTGCCGCGGTCCTCGCCTTCGCGGCGCTAAAAATGATCGTAGCTCCTTGGCTCGCACTTGGTCCGCTGCCCTCGCTTGTGATCATCCTGGCCATCATGGCAGTGACAGTAGGGGCCTCGTTAGCGCCAAAGAATGCCTAA
- a CDS encoding PEP-CTERM sorting domain-containing protein — MKVITAFLALVAFLFATASIHADTVSLTVDGATVVGTPIANGYNFTYVNTTLGVLSDGNLLNSSTSLFTATYVDALGTLGVFNFTDLCTTVTVLGPAIPCQDLAVSFTDVTLGDASIAAAVAADINVGVGVGDISIAGANLIPEGFNLAGASLAGASGQINFSPVPEPASLSLMATGLLGAAGIVRRRFTSNEA, encoded by the coding sequence ATGAAAGTCATTACCGCCTTTCTCGCTCTGGTTGCTTTCCTTTTTGCCACGGCCAGCATTCACGCTGATACTGTCAGCCTAACTGTCGATGGAGCCACTGTTGTCGGTACCCCCATCGCCAATGGATACAACTTCACCTACGTAAACACCACGCTCGGAGTGCTGTCGGACGGCAATCTGCTCAACTCATCCACGTCACTCTTTACGGCCACCTATGTTGATGCGCTTGGCACTCTGGGCGTCTTCAACTTCACGGATCTCTGCACGACAGTCACGGTTCTTGGACCGGCGATTCCGTGCCAGGATTTGGCTGTTTCGTTCACTGACGTTACCCTGGGCGATGCTTCGATAGCAGCAGCGGTCGCCGCGGACATCAACGTCGGAGTCGGAGTTGGCGACATCAGTATCGCCGGAGCCAACCTGATCCCTGAAGGCTTCAATCTCGCGGGTGCAAGTCTCGCTGGCGCCAGTGGCCAGATTAACTTCTCTCCGGTTCCGGAACCCGCCAGCCTCTCGCTGATGGCGACAGGTCTGCTGGGCGCAGCAGGAATCGTCCGCAGGAGATTCACTTCGAACGAAGCGTAA
- a CDS encoding O-methyltransferase, translating into MGLFGKKLKQEHKVMQQAERAQGALLAEYHRATPECPKPERWHMYDSMTAEAEVLEFLRTLITTVKPELVVETGSFLGVSTLWIAEGLKANGFGKIISCEFDPVVFAKAKEKVAASGLSEWIELRNESSLEMHVEGTIDLFFSDSDMPIREQEVKRFLPQIRSTGLILMHDASSHLKIVRDAAFRMEAEGLLSCVFLPTPRGLVLAQKREGRH; encoded by the coding sequence ATGGGTCTTTTTGGCAAGAAGCTGAAGCAGGAACATAAGGTCATGCAGCAGGCCGAGCGTGCGCAGGGTGCGCTGCTTGCTGAGTATCATCGTGCGACGCCGGAGTGCCCGAAACCTGAGCGCTGGCATATGTATGACTCGATGACGGCTGAAGCTGAGGTACTGGAATTTCTTCGGACACTCATCACAACTGTGAAGCCTGAGCTGGTAGTTGAAACCGGATCATTTCTTGGCGTCAGCACACTCTGGATTGCCGAAGGCCTCAAGGCCAATGGCTTTGGCAAGATCATTAGCTGCGAATTTGATCCGGTTGTTTTTGCGAAGGCCAAGGAGAAGGTTGCAGCGTCGGGGCTTTCGGAGTGGATTGAGCTGCGCAATGAGTCGAGCCTGGAGATGCACGTTGAGGGCACGATTGACCTCTTCTTCTCTGACAGCGATATGCCTATCCGTGAGCAGGAGGTGAAACGTTTTCTGCCGCAGATACGTTCGACAGGCTTGATTCTGATGCACGACGCGAGCTCACATTTGAAGATCGTGCGTGATGCGGCGTTTCGCATGGAGGCCGAAGGGTTGCTCTCATGTGTTTTTCTACCCACGCCTCGCGGGCTGGTGCTAGCTCAGAAACGCGAAGGCCGCCACTGA
- the nadB gene encoding L-aspartate oxidase, with translation MDQVDFLVIGAGIAGLSAAIRLAQVGKVLVVTKEELAESNTAYAQGGIAVAMGGDEDVALHLKDTVAAGDGLVNQKAAAVLVEQGPKRVEELLAWGTGFDRENGELMRTREGAHSRNRILHANGDATGREIAVSLLRHVREIPAIELMEWTTSVDLLVEDGRVVGATLLDGEGGLRVVHARAVLLASGGAGQVYSDTTNPAVATGDGIAMAYRAGAAISDMEFYQFHPTAFAMKGAPRFLLSEALRGEGAYLVNARGERFMERYHPLLELAPRDVVARAITMESIDGPVHLDMRHVATDPKAKARDLKARFPGISAFLAKRQLELERDLIPVRPAAHYLMGGVKADVQGHTSLPGLYAAGEVACTGVHGANRLASNSLLEGLVFGALAAEAMIEEQGIATKEEGREEVAAAPSGPVTGDAQTEKWIKELRELMWKDAGLLRDAAGLERAKRGWLALARTIPHGLSRRVIEARNLHVVAGLIIESAMGRKESRGAHFRNDFREHGKVAKHSVMERGKLTFMA, from the coding sequence ATGGATCAGGTGGACTTTCTGGTAATCGGAGCTGGCATCGCGGGCCTGAGTGCGGCGATTCGGCTGGCCCAGGTGGGCAAGGTGCTGGTCGTGACGAAGGAAGAGCTGGCCGAATCGAACACAGCTTATGCGCAGGGTGGAATTGCGGTCGCGATGGGCGGCGATGAGGACGTAGCGCTACACCTCAAGGATACGGTCGCGGCGGGGGACGGTCTCGTCAATCAGAAGGCGGCGGCGGTGCTTGTTGAGCAGGGGCCGAAGCGAGTCGAAGAACTTCTTGCGTGGGGTACAGGGTTTGACCGCGAGAATGGTGAGCTCATGCGCACGCGCGAAGGTGCGCATAGCCGCAATCGCATTCTGCACGCCAACGGAGATGCGACGGGGCGCGAGATTGCCGTGTCGCTGCTGCGCCACGTGCGCGAGATTCCGGCGATTGAGTTGATGGAGTGGACGACGAGTGTGGATCTGCTGGTCGAAGATGGACGCGTCGTTGGAGCGACACTGCTCGACGGTGAGGGTGGCCTGCGCGTTGTTCATGCACGCGCTGTGCTGCTGGCCAGCGGAGGCGCGGGACAGGTTTACAGCGATACGACGAATCCTGCCGTGGCAACAGGGGATGGCATTGCGATGGCGTATCGTGCGGGCGCTGCTATCAGCGACATGGAGTTTTATCAGTTCCATCCGACGGCTTTTGCGATGAAGGGCGCGCCTCGATTTCTGCTGAGTGAGGCGCTGCGCGGCGAAGGCGCCTATCTGGTGAATGCTCGGGGCGAACGCTTCATGGAGAGATATCATCCGCTGCTGGAGCTTGCACCACGCGATGTGGTGGCGCGCGCTATCACGATGGAGAGCATTGATGGGCCGGTGCATCTCGACATGCGCCATGTGGCTACAGATCCAAAGGCAAAGGCGCGTGACCTGAAGGCGCGCTTTCCGGGGATCTCAGCGTTTCTTGCCAAGCGCCAGCTCGAACTTGAGCGCGATCTCATACCCGTGCGTCCCGCGGCTCACTACCTGATGGGCGGGGTGAAAGCTGACGTTCAGGGGCATACTTCGTTGCCTGGTTTGTATGCCGCCGGCGAAGTGGCCTGCACTGGCGTTCACGGAGCGAACAGGCTCGCTAGCAATTCGTTGCTTGAGGGCCTGGTCTTCGGCGCTCTGGCGGCGGAGGCAATGATTGAAGAGCAGGGAATAGCGACGAAAGAAGAGGGAAGAGAAGAGGTTGCGGCGGCTCCATCTGGTCCCGTTACCGGCGACGCTCAGACTGAGAAGTGGATCAAAGAGCTGCGCGAGCTGATGTGGAAGGATGCTGGATTGTTGCGCGACGCTGCTGGTCTTGAGCGCGCCAAGAGAGGATGGCTGGCTTTGGCTCGCACCATTCCGCATGGTCTTTCGCGCAGAGTGATTGAGGCACGCAACCTGCATGTGGTGGCTGGGCTGATTATTGAGTCGGCGATGGGGCGGAAGGAGAGCCGCGGTGCGCATTTCCGCAACGACTTCCGAGAACATGGCAAAGTGGCAAAGCACTCGGTGATGGAGCGCGGCAAACTGACGTTTATGGCGTGA
- the aroB gene encoding 3-dehydroquinate synthase, whose amino-acid sequence MSVIPVKTPSATYDVTIASGLLRTLRPRLEKLNQGKPFVPFVVTSPEIWGLWSEQFLASFKEPPAVLFLPAGERYKRMASVEDLAQQLAEAGADRDSLLIAFGGGVIGDLTGFLAAIYMRGIRYVQVPTTLLAQVDSSIGGKTGANLAAGKNLIGSFHHPQAVLADTDVLGTLPATELRAGLQESIKAGIIRDAKLFSYMEKNASAILAAEPKAITHVVAASVRVKADVVSKDEKESGLRMILNFGHTIGHAIEAATNYKQLLHGEAVGWGSIAALNVAVGRKTVTPAQAERMTNLILRYGPLSPFKATAQKLVDLTARDKKNRSGVRSFILPKGIGATQIVRDVTEAELLAATEKMLTLMRQSTR is encoded by the coding sequence GTGTCCGTCATTCCAGTCAAAACGCCATCCGCTACCTACGACGTCACTATCGCTTCAGGCCTTTTGCGCACACTGCGGCCGCGCCTTGAGAAGCTGAACCAGGGCAAGCCGTTTGTGCCGTTCGTCGTGACCTCGCCCGAGATCTGGGGCCTCTGGTCGGAGCAATTTCTGGCCAGCTTCAAAGAGCCACCCGCCGTGCTGTTTCTCCCCGCGGGCGAACGCTACAAGCGCATGGCGAGCGTCGAGGATTTAGCGCAGCAGCTCGCCGAGGCGGGCGCGGACCGCGACTCCCTGCTCATCGCCTTCGGCGGCGGAGTCATCGGCGACCTCACCGGCTTTCTTGCAGCCATCTACATGCGCGGCATCCGCTACGTGCAGGTGCCGACGACGCTGCTCGCGCAGGTGGACTCCTCCATCGGCGGCAAGACCGGCGCAAACCTCGCCGCCGGGAAGAATCTAATCGGCAGCTTCCACCACCCTCAAGCCGTACTGGCCGACACCGACGTGCTCGGCACGCTACCCGCCACCGAACTCCGCGCCGGACTGCAGGAGTCAATCAAGGCGGGCATCATCCGCGACGCGAAGCTTTTCAGCTATATGGAAAAGAACGCCAGCGCAATCCTCGCCGCCGAACCAAAAGCCATCACGCACGTCGTTGCAGCCAGCGTGCGCGTGAAGGCCGATGTAGTCAGCAAAGACGAGAAAGAATCCGGCCTGAGGATGATCCTGAACTTCGGCCACACCATCGGCCACGCCATCGAAGCGGCGACGAACTACAAGCAGCTCCTTCACGGCGAGGCGGTGGGATGGGGGTCGATCGCCGCACTGAACGTGGCCGTTGGCCGCAAGACCGTCACGCCTGCGCAAGCCGAGCGCATGACAAACCTCATCCTACGCTACGGCCCGCTCTCACCCTTCAAAGCTACCGCACAAAAGCTCGTTGATCTAACAGCGCGAGACAAGAAGAACCGCAGCGGCGTCCGCTCGTTCATTCTGCCCAAGGGCATCGGCGCAACGCAGATTGTGCGCGATGTGACCGAGGCCGAACTACTGGCCGCAACCGAGAAGATGCTCACGCTGATGCGCCAGAGCACGCGATGA